The proteins below are encoded in one region of Streptomyces marianii:
- a CDS encoding SDR family oxidoreductase, whose product MTDNKAQYVPGHALLAGRTAVVTAAAGAGIGGATARRLLEEGARVVIGDVHARRLKETEEALADEFGPDAVASLVCDVTDETQVRALFGEAARLHGGLDVVVNNAGLGGTAALVDMTDAQWSRVLDVTLNGTFRCTRAALRAFRDTGRGGVVVNNASVVGWRAQAGQAHYAAAKAGVMALTRCAAVEAAGFGVRVNAVAPSLAMHPHLVKVTSAELLEDLTAREAFGRYAEPWEVANVIVFLASGYSSYMTGETVSVSSQHP is encoded by the coding sequence GTGACGGACAACAAGGCTCAGTACGTTCCGGGGCACGCGCTGCTGGCCGGCCGGACCGCCGTCGTCACGGCCGCCGCCGGGGCCGGGATAGGCGGGGCCACCGCCCGGCGGCTCCTGGAGGAAGGTGCGCGGGTCGTCATCGGAGACGTCCACGCGCGACGCCTGAAGGAGACGGAGGAGGCGCTCGCGGACGAGTTCGGTCCGGACGCCGTCGCCTCACTGGTCTGCGACGTCACCGACGAGACGCAGGTGCGGGCCCTCTTCGGCGAGGCGGCACGGCTGCACGGCGGCCTCGACGTCGTCGTCAACAACGCGGGCCTCGGCGGGACGGCCGCGCTCGTCGACATGACCGACGCCCAGTGGTCCCGCGTCCTCGACGTCACCCTGAACGGCACGTTCCGTTGCACCCGGGCCGCGCTGCGGGCCTTCCGCGACACCGGCCGCGGCGGAGTCGTCGTCAACAACGCCTCCGTGGTCGGCTGGCGTGCCCAGGCCGGACAGGCCCACTACGCGGCCGCCAAGGCCGGGGTCATGGCCCTCACCCGGTGCGCCGCCGTCGAGGCGGCGGGGTTCGGGGTCCGCGTCAACGCCGTGGCGCCCAGCCTCGCCATGCACCCGCACCTGGTGAAGGTCACCTCCGCCGAACTGCTGGAGGACCTGACCGCCCGGGAGGCCTTCGGCCGGTACGCCGAGCCCTGGGAGGTCGCCAACGTGATCGTCTTCCTCGCCAGCGGATACTCCTCGTACATGACCGGCGAGACCGTGTCCGTCAGCTCCCAGCATCCCTAG
- a CDS encoding acyl-CoA dehydrogenase family protein: MRFLPTDEQLAFVRSLDALLSAADTPTVARAWAAGDPAPGRALWSRIAGSGVLALAVPEAYEGVGPLPVELALAFVELGRHAAPGPLVETVAGAVLVAALNEPALAEHLLPGIASGGLLLSLHTPGTGPYALDADAADRLLVVDHGDGDGDGLALRIAAGHGPVRASVDPVRRLSVPGTGGEVVAAGPDVAAAVRQATDWARLVTAAQALGVGLALLERTVAHVRQRSQFGAPIGSFQAVKHRLADTLIALEFARPLVHGAALTLAAADVAAAKTAAGEAAYAAARTALQLHGAVGYTDELDLSLWLRKARPLRDAWGTPAQCRAAVLEGSAPARA; the protein is encoded by the coding sequence ATGCGCTTCCTGCCGACCGACGAACAGCTGGCGTTCGTCCGCTCGTTGGACGCGCTGCTGTCGGCCGCGGACACGCCCACGGTGGCGCGCGCCTGGGCGGCGGGCGACCCCGCACCCGGCCGGGCGCTGTGGTCGCGGATCGCCGGTTCCGGCGTGTTGGCGCTGGCCGTGCCCGAGGCGTACGAGGGGGTCGGGCCGCTGCCGGTCGAACTGGCCCTCGCGTTCGTCGAACTGGGCCGGCACGCCGCGCCGGGCCCACTGGTGGAGACGGTCGCGGGCGCGGTGCTCGTGGCGGCCCTGAACGAGCCCGCACTCGCCGAACACCTGCTGCCCGGCATCGCGTCGGGCGGCCTGCTGCTCTCGCTGCACACGCCGGGGACGGGTCCGTACGCCCTGGACGCGGACGCGGCGGACCGCCTGCTCGTGGTCGACCACGGTGACGGCGACGGCGACGGCCTGGCACTGCGGATCGCCGCCGGGCACGGGCCGGTGCGCGCCTCCGTCGACCCGGTGCGGCGGCTCTCCGTGCCGGGCACGGGCGGGGAGGTGGTCGCCGCCGGGCCCGACGTCGCGGCGGCGGTGCGGCAGGCGACGGACTGGGCGCGGCTCGTGACGGCGGCCCAGGCGCTCGGCGTCGGGCTCGCGCTGCTGGAGCGGACCGTCGCCCACGTGCGGCAGCGCAGCCAGTTCGGGGCGCCGATCGGCTCCTTCCAGGCGGTCAAGCACCGGCTGGCGGACACGCTGATCGCCCTGGAGTTCGCCCGCCCGCTCGTACACGGGGCGGCACTCACGCTCGCCGCCGCGGATGTCGCGGCGGCGAAGACCGCCGCGGGCGAGGCCGCGTACGCCGCCGCCCGCACCGCGCTCCAGCTCCACGGCGCCGTCGGCTACACCGACGAGCTGGACCTGTCCCTGTGGCTGCGCAAGGCGCGCCCGCTGCGGGACGCGTGGGGCACCCCGGCGCAGTGCAGGGCGGCGGTGCTGGAGGGCTCGGCCCCGGCCCGGGCGTAG
- a CDS encoding pyridoxamine 5'-phosphate oxidase family protein, which yields MSNSWADFQAAEPDFATVVRERFEKYKHHVLATLRKDGSPRLSGLEVTFRSGELWLGMMPDSRKALDLLRDPRFAIHANPGADDSMADGDARIGGRAVEVTDPEAKAPFQSATEAPEPFHLFRVELTEVVRIGVEGDELVVRDWQPGRGLRTVRRR from the coding sequence ATGAGCAACAGCTGGGCAGACTTTCAGGCGGCGGAGCCGGACTTCGCCACGGTGGTGCGGGAGCGCTTCGAGAAGTACAAGCACCATGTCCTCGCGACCCTCCGCAAGGACGGATCACCACGGCTCAGCGGGCTGGAGGTGACCTTCCGTTCCGGCGAGCTGTGGCTGGGGATGATGCCGGACTCCCGCAAGGCGCTGGACCTGCTGCGCGACCCGCGGTTCGCGATCCACGCCAACCCGGGCGCGGACGACTCCATGGCCGACGGGGACGCCCGCATCGGCGGACGGGCCGTCGAGGTGACCGACCCGGAGGCGAAGGCCCCGTTCCAGTCGGCGACCGAGGCTCCGGAGCCGTTCCACCTCTTCCGAGTGGAGCTGACGGAGGTCGTGCGGATCGGGGTGGAGGGCGACGAACTGGTCGTCCGCGACTGGCAGCCGGGCCGTGGCCTGCGGACCGTGCGGCGCCGCTAG
- a CDS encoding glutamate synthase subunit beta has protein sequence MADPKGFLTTGREVAETRPVPERVKDWNEVYVPGSLLPIISKQAGRCMDCGIPFCHNGCPLGNLIPEWNDYAYRENWQAASERLHATNNFPEFTGRLCPAPCESACVLGISQPAVTIKNVEVSIIDKAWDTGDVKPQPPERLSGRTVAVIGSGPAGLAAAQQLTRAGHTVVVYERADRVGGLLRYGIPEFKMEKRHVNRRIEQMRAEGTKFRTGIEIGRDLTATDLRKRFDAVVIAAGATTARDLPVQGRELNGIHQAMEYLPLSNKVVEGDFVTPPITAEGKHVVVIGGGDTGADCVGTAHRQGAASVTQLEIMPRPGEERSSGQPWPTFPMLYKVTSAHEEGGERVYSVSTTHFEGDADGNVQSLHLVEVEFVDGKLTRKPGTERAIPAQLVTLAMGFTGTDVENGLVSQFGLALDERGNIARDADFATNIDGVYVAGDAGRGQSLIVWAIAEGRSAARGVDHYLTGASELPAPIRPTDRALTV, from the coding sequence ATGGCTGACCCCAAGGGCTTCCTGACCACCGGGCGCGAGGTCGCCGAGACCCGCCCGGTCCCCGAGCGCGTCAAGGACTGGAACGAGGTCTACGTCCCCGGCTCACTGCTGCCGATCATCAGCAAGCAGGCCGGGCGCTGCATGGACTGCGGCATCCCGTTCTGCCACAACGGCTGCCCGCTCGGGAACCTCATCCCGGAGTGGAACGACTACGCCTACCGCGAGAACTGGCAGGCGGCGAGCGAGCGGCTGCACGCCACGAACAACTTCCCGGAGTTCACCGGACGGCTGTGTCCCGCCCCGTGCGAGTCGGCGTGCGTCCTCGGCATCAGCCAGCCCGCCGTCACCATCAAGAACGTCGAGGTCTCGATCATCGACAAGGCCTGGGACACGGGTGACGTCAAGCCGCAGCCGCCGGAGCGGCTGTCCGGCAGGACCGTCGCGGTGATCGGCTCCGGGCCGGCGGGCCTCGCCGCCGCCCAGCAGCTGACGCGGGCCGGCCACACCGTCGTCGTCTACGAGCGCGCCGACCGCGTCGGCGGTCTCCTCCGCTACGGGATCCCCGAGTTCAAGATGGAGAAGCGGCACGTCAACCGGCGTATCGAGCAGATGCGCGCCGAGGGCACCAAGTTCCGTACCGGGATCGAGATCGGCCGTGACCTCACGGCGACGGACCTGCGCAAGCGGTTCGACGCGGTCGTCATCGCCGCCGGTGCCACGACCGCGCGCGACCTTCCGGTGCAGGGCCGTGAACTGAACGGCATCCACCAGGCGATGGAGTACCTGCCGCTCTCCAACAAGGTCGTCGAGGGCGACTTCGTGACCCCGCCGATCACCGCCGAGGGCAAGCACGTCGTCGTCATCGGCGGCGGCGACACCGGCGCCGACTGCGTCGGTACCGCCCACCGCCAGGGCGCGGCGTCCGTCACCCAGCTGGAGATCATGCCCCGGCCGGGCGAGGAGCGCAGCTCCGGCCAGCCGTGGCCGACGTTCCCGATGCTCTACAAGGTGACGTCCGCGCACGAGGAGGGCGGCGAGCGGGTCTACTCCGTCTCCACCACCCACTTCGAGGGCGACGCGGACGGCAACGTGCAGTCCCTGCACCTCGTCGAGGTCGAGTTCGTCGACGGCAAGCTCACCCGCAAGCCGGGCACCGAGCGTGCCATCCCGGCCCAGCTGGTCACCCTCGCCATGGGCTTCACCGGCACCGACGTCGAGAACGGCCTGGTCTCCCAGTTCGGCCTGGCGCTGGACGAGCGCGGCAACATCGCCCGCGACGCCGACTTCGCCACCAACATCGACGGCGTCTACGTCGCCGGCGACGCGGGTCGCGGCCAGTCCCTGATCGTCTGGGCCATCGCCGAGGGCCGCTCCGCGGCGCGCGGGGTGGACCACTACCTCACGGGCGCGAGCGAACTGCCCGCCCCGATCCGCCCGACGGACCGCGCCCTGACGGTCTGA
- a CDS encoding vWA domain-containing protein, whose translation MAAISLRKIEETAPALVSLYKSAAVSLAKHGLSGRRAAVYLVLDYSGSMRQYYGDGSVQALADRVLGLSAHLDDDGRVPVVVFSTDIDAETDIELADHEGRIDRIVAGLGHMGRTNYHLAMDAVIDDYLDSGATDPALVVFQTDGGPSNRAAAERYVCKAARLPMFWQFIGFGDPDSRQFDFLRRLDDLAVPAKRPVDNAGFFHAGQDPRKVPDTELYDRLLSEFPAWLANARAMGIVRA comes from the coding sequence ATGGCGGCCATCAGCCTGCGCAAGATCGAGGAGACCGCTCCGGCGCTCGTCAGCCTCTACAAGTCCGCGGCGGTGTCGCTGGCGAAGCACGGGCTGAGCGGCCGGCGTGCGGCGGTCTACCTGGTGCTCGACTACTCCGGTTCCATGAGGCAGTACTACGGGGACGGCAGCGTCCAGGCCCTCGCGGACCGTGTCCTCGGGCTCTCGGCCCATCTGGACGACGACGGGCGCGTCCCCGTCGTCGTCTTCTCCACGGACATCGACGCCGAAACCGACATCGAACTCGCCGACCACGAGGGCCGGATAGACCGGATCGTGGCCGGGCTCGGTCACATGGGCAGGACCAACTACCACCTCGCGATGGACGCGGTCATCGACGACTATCTGGACAGCGGTGCAACCGATCCCGCACTCGTCGTCTTCCAGACCGACGGCGGCCCCAGCAACCGGGCCGCTGCCGAACGCTATGTGTGCAAGGCGGCCAGGCTGCCGATGTTCTGGCAGTTCATCGGCTTCGGCGACCCCGACAGCAGGCAGTTCGACTTCCTGCGCAGACTCGACGACCTCGCGGTCCCCGCCAAGCGCCCCGTCGACAACGCGGGCTTCTTCCACGCCGGGCAGGACCCGCGGAAGGTCCCGGACACGGAGTTGTACGACCGCCTGCTGTCCGAGTTCCCGGCATGGCTGGCGAACGCGCGGGCGATGGGCATCGTGCGCGCCTGA
- a CDS encoding acyl-CoA dehydrogenase family protein has protein sequence MDLTHTADEDAFRAEARAWLRAHVPDVPLPSLETGEGFAEHRRWEARLAAGRWSAVSWPERYGGRGADVFRWLVFEEEYYAAGAPGRVSQNGISLLAPTLFDHGTEEQRERILPPMASGEVVWAQAWSEPEAGSDLASLRSRAVRTAGGWLLSGQKTWSSRAAFADRAFGIFRTDPDAGRPHRGLTYLMFDLRAPGVTVRPIRRLDGKPAFAELFLDDVFVPDEDVIGEPGQGWRIAMSTTGSERGLTLRSPGRYLAAARRLVELWGAAADPSDTALRDRVADAVIGARAYQLFTCAGASRFAAGSVIGAESSLNKVFWSEYDIALHETALDLLGAAGEPADGPGGWAEGYVFALAGPVYAGTNEIQRDIIAERLLGLPKGRR, from the coding sequence ATGGACCTGACGCACACGGCGGACGAGGACGCGTTCCGCGCCGAGGCCCGCGCCTGGCTGCGCGCGCACGTCCCGGACGTGCCACTGCCCTCGCTGGAGACCGGGGAGGGTTTCGCCGAGCACCGGCGGTGGGAGGCGAGGCTGGCCGCCGGCCGCTGGTCGGCGGTGTCGTGGCCGGAGCGGTACGGCGGCCGCGGGGCGGACGTCTTCCGGTGGCTGGTGTTCGAGGAGGAGTACTACGCGGCGGGCGCCCCCGGCCGGGTCTCCCAGAACGGCATCAGCCTGCTGGCGCCCACCCTGTTCGACCACGGCACGGAGGAGCAGCGGGAGCGGATCCTGCCGCCCATGGCGAGCGGCGAGGTGGTGTGGGCCCAGGCCTGGTCCGAGCCGGAGGCCGGCTCGGACCTCGCGTCGCTGCGCTCCCGAGCGGTCCGAACGGCGGGCGGCTGGCTGCTGTCCGGCCAGAAGACGTGGTCGTCGCGGGCGGCGTTCGCGGACCGGGCGTTCGGCATCTTCCGCACCGACCCGGACGCCGGGCGGCCGCACCGGGGGCTGACGTACCTGATGTTCGACCTGCGGGCCCCCGGGGTCACGGTCCGGCCGATCCGCCGGCTGGACGGGAAGCCCGCGTTCGCCGAGCTGTTCCTGGACGACGTGTTCGTCCCGGACGAGGACGTGATCGGCGAACCGGGGCAGGGCTGGCGCATCGCCATGTCGACGACGGGCAGCGAACGGGGGCTCACGCTCCGCTCCCCCGGCCGCTATCTTGCCGCGGCGCGGCGCCTGGTGGAGCTGTGGGGCGCCGCGGCCGACCCCTCCGACACGGCGCTGCGCGACCGCGTCGCGGACGCGGTGATCGGCGCGCGGGCGTACCAGCTGTTCACGTGCGCGGGCGCCTCGCGATTCGCGGCCGGTTCGGTGATCGGCGCGGAGTCGAGCCTGAACAAGGTGTTCTGGTCCGAGTACGACATCGCCCTGCACGAGACGGCGCTCGACCTGCTCGGCGCGGCGGGCGAGCCGGCGGACGGACCCGGCGGGTGGGCGGAGGGGTACGTGTTCGCCCTGGCCGGGCCGGTCTACGCGGGCACGAACGAGATCCAGCGCGACATCATCGCCGAGCGGCTGCTCGGCCTGCCGAAGGGACGCCGCTGA
- a CDS encoding DUF4139 domain-containing protein: MTAETAQRWGSALDSVVVYARGALCRRLARGVVPADGRVRVKGLPRSLDAGSLRARVLGGSGVRVVEARVEVEAEPAPAENSGGLWREVERLRDERAAAEGRRDRQLGLIGEVEALRPVPPARRREDPHRRTPVDAWLGLGDFVDERLTVLHARLAELEKALRAVDHEFDVAVARLERASTEAPSADVETTVSVVLTLSRAETGAEAAVGARAEAGSGVGVGARAEAGSGSGDGEREPGTDAAEVEVELEYGVPGAVWVPAYRLTHRQGDGGGRLVLRASVAQRTGEDWTGVRIGVSTADLRRRTDLPRLRSVRIGRRQPAPAPSGWREPPAGLADLFTGYDAAGPRPAAGAGSVPVPVAAGSAPVPRPPLPPPPAPQGYGSPPAALPDPGGPPGAAPEAFGGGARDLARPAGARPGAGPRTRGAAFAARVPMAPAAPGSSAAPPAAGPPRPSGAELDYAALVLSGPDEQHSRRGRLFPASPGDPVAAEYRRRAEAVAALPLPGHAVPPRESAGSFDHRYDAAARADIPSDGTWHTVTVAEMPVGLRTEYLCVPSVEETVYATLVLSNATDRALLAGPVEVTVDDRFVLTAALPTLAPGGVRRVGLGPAEAVRVTRRTELHESTAGLRNNTTVLDHRIHVELANRLGSHVTVEVRERVPVTSEPDARIEERADWTAPVDGEGPEHHAPGTRIWRVDLPAGATAALDGGYEIRIPAGKALAGGNRRS, from the coding sequence ATGACGGCCGAGACGGCGCAGCGGTGGGGATCTGCCCTCGATTCGGTGGTGGTGTACGCGCGGGGTGCGCTCTGCCGCCGGCTGGCCCGGGGAGTCGTACCGGCGGACGGCCGGGTGCGGGTGAAGGGACTCCCCCGCTCGCTGGACGCCGGTTCCCTGCGGGCCCGGGTTTTGGGCGGGTCCGGCGTACGGGTCGTCGAGGCCCGGGTGGAGGTCGAGGCGGAGCCGGCCCCCGCCGAGAACTCCGGCGGCCTGTGGCGCGAGGTCGAACGGCTGCGCGACGAGCGCGCGGCGGCGGAGGGGCGCAGGGACCGTCAACTCGGTCTGATCGGGGAGGTCGAGGCGCTGCGTCCGGTCCCGCCCGCCCGCAGGCGCGAGGACCCGCACCGCCGCACACCGGTCGACGCCTGGCTGGGACTCGGCGACTTCGTCGACGAGCGGCTGACGGTTCTGCACGCCCGGCTCGCCGAACTGGAGAAGGCGCTGCGCGCGGTCGACCACGAGTTCGACGTCGCCGTGGCCAGGCTCGAACGCGCCTCCACCGAAGCACCGTCGGCGGATGTGGAGACCACGGTCTCCGTCGTCCTGACCCTCAGCAGAGCCGAAACCGGGGCCGAAGCCGCGGTCGGAGCGCGAGCGGAAGCCGGGTCCGGGGTCGGGGTCGGAGCGCGAGCGGAAGCCGGGTCCGGATCCGGGGACGGCGAGCGGGAGCCGGGGACGGACGCGGCGGAGGTCGAGGTGGAGCTGGAGTACGGGGTGCCGGGCGCGGTCTGGGTGCCCGCCTACCGGCTCACCCACCGTCAGGGCGACGGGGGCGGCCGACTGGTGCTGCGCGCCTCGGTCGCCCAGCGCACCGGCGAGGACTGGACGGGCGTACGCATCGGCGTGTCCACCGCCGACCTGCGGCGGCGCACGGACCTGCCGAGGCTCCGCTCGGTCCGTATCGGGCGCCGTCAGCCCGCCCCCGCGCCCTCCGGCTGGCGCGAGCCCCCGGCAGGGCTCGCCGACCTGTTCACGGGTTACGACGCTGCGGGCCCGCGCCCCGCCGCCGGGGCAGGCTCCGTACCCGTTCCGGTGGCCGCCGGCTCCGCGCCCGTTCCCCGACCGCCACTGCCACCGCCACCGGCTCCGCAGGGCTACGGCTCCCCGCCCGCCGCGCTCCCGGACCCCGGCGGTCCGCCCGGCGCCGCCCCGGAAGCCTTCGGCGGCGGGGCACGCGATCTCGCACGCCCGGCCGGGGCGCGACCGGGCGCCGGGCCGCGCACGCGCGGCGCGGCCTTCGCGGCCCGCGTCCCCATGGCTCCGGCCGCCCCCGGCAGTTCCGCCGCGCCACCGGCGGCCGGTCCTCCACGGCCGAGCGGTGCCGAGCTCGACTACGCCGCCCTCGTCCTGAGCGGCCCGGACGAGCAGCACAGTCGCAGGGGGCGGCTCTTCCCCGCTTCCCCCGGCGACCCGGTGGCCGCCGAGTACCGCCGCCGGGCCGAGGCGGTGGCCGCGCTGCCGCTGCCCGGGCACGCCGTGCCGCCCCGCGAGTCGGCGGGCTCCTTCGACCACCGCTACGACGCCGCCGCCCGCGCCGACATCCCGTCGGACGGCACCTGGCACACCGTCACCGTCGCCGAGATGCCCGTCGGTCTGCGCACCGAGTACCTCTGCGTGCCGTCCGTGGAGGAGACCGTGTACGCCACGCTGGTACTGTCCAACGCCACCGACCGGGCCCTCCTGGCCGGCCCGGTGGAGGTCACCGTCGACGACCGCTTCGTGCTGACCGCCGCACTGCCCACGCTCGCCCCGGGCGGGGTCCGCCGCGTGGGTCTCGGCCCGGCGGAGGCCGTCCGGGTCACCCGCCGCACCGAGCTGCACGAATCCACCGCGGGCCTGCGCAACAACACCACCGTGCTCGACCACCGGATCCACGTGGAGCTGGCCAACCGGCTCGGGAGCCACGTCACCGTGGAGGTCCGCGAGCGCGTGCCGGTCACCTCGGAACCGGACGCGAGGATCGAGGAACGGGCCGACTGGACGGCACCCGTGGACGGTGAAGGACCCGAACACCACGCGCCCGGTACCCGCATCTGGCGGGTGGACCTTCCCGCCGGCGCCACCGCCGCGCTCGACGGCGGCTACGAGATCCGCATCCCGGCCGGCAAGGCCCTCGCCGGCGGCAACCGGAGGAGCTGA
- a CDS encoding TetR/AcrR family transcriptional regulator produces MATTKKKNQVSASPERRRELLGTAAEVFAAHGYNATTVRRIADEAGMLAGSLYYHFDSKESIVDEILSTFLDELWAGYDAVLAAGLGPRETIEALVTESFREIDRHRAAVAIYQKESRHLSALPRFRYLADSQEKFEKAWLGTLERGVASGAFRDDLDVRLTYRFVRDTVWVAASWYRPGGHHAPEEIARQYLSMVLDGIAVRD; encoded by the coding sequence GTGGCCACGACCAAGAAGAAGAACCAGGTGAGCGCCTCGCCCGAGCGGCGCCGCGAACTCCTCGGCACCGCCGCCGAGGTGTTCGCCGCCCACGGCTACAACGCCACCACCGTGCGCAGGATCGCCGACGAGGCGGGAATGCTCGCGGGCAGCCTCTACTACCACTTCGACTCCAAGGAGTCGATCGTCGACGAGATCCTCTCCACCTTCCTCGACGAGCTGTGGGCGGGGTACGACGCCGTCCTCGCCGCCGGGCTCGGGCCGAGGGAGACCATCGAGGCGCTCGTCACCGAGTCCTTCCGGGAGATCGACCGGCACCGCGCGGCCGTCGCCATCTACCAGAAGGAGTCCCGGCACCTCTCCGCCCTGCCGCGCTTCCGCTATCTCGCCGACTCCCAGGAGAAGTTCGAGAAGGCGTGGCTGGGGACGCTGGAGCGCGGGGTCGCCTCGGGCGCCTTCCGGGACGACCTGGACGTCCGGCTCACCTACCGCTTCGTCCGCGACACGGTGTGGGTCGCGGCGTCCTGGTACCGGCCGGGCGGCCACCACGCCCCCGAGGAGATCGCCCGGCAGTACCTGTCGATGGTCCTGGACGGCATCGCCGTACGGGACTGA
- a CDS encoding DUF4139 domain-containing protein — MPTAPLPIPLPVTAATCLEDRAHVERVTVLDLAAGVQLLRLGPVSALALDRTLHAELTTDHPDRPASVLDLRIVRDWTPRSPQPPTGDDSALRRGEHELEEEQKALEQRRDRLRARLDLLGRLAADLLREIGEGAGAGETEPERWSRELDRVDTERDTYGEELRTVEARLAAVAAGLGETRRALALTETEPAELTGHIELTVDAAAAGPARLRLSHLTPCALWRPAYRAVLDGGTLTLETDAMVWQRTGEDWSGVRLTFSTARSALATDPPRLDEDRLSLRDRSAAERRTVDVELREEEVGDLGPAPVVGLPGVDDGGEARVLESPTPVSVAGDGRAHRVPVSAFTSAARSEYACSPELSPLVTQVVRGDNRSGHALLAGPVDLIRDSGFTGRGTLAFTAPGAPVELAFGSSDDHRVVRETEETRGTAGITQRTVVTRTVRLHLSRFSAPGEHDERMVALRERIPVSEVSAVEVSLRKEACSPPPDVLDADGIARWDIALPPGGHRTVTLVYELSASAKVAGL, encoded by the coding sequence ATGCCCACGGCCCCGTTGCCGATTCCCTTGCCCGTCACCGCCGCGACCTGCCTGGAGGACCGGGCCCACGTCGAGCGCGTCACCGTGCTGGATCTCGCGGCCGGTGTCCAGCTGCTGCGTCTCGGGCCGGTCAGCGCGCTGGCCCTCGACCGCACCCTGCACGCCGAGCTGACGACCGATCACCCGGACCGTCCGGCGAGCGTGCTCGATCTGCGGATCGTCCGCGACTGGACGCCGCGGAGCCCGCAGCCGCCCACCGGCGACGACTCGGCGCTCCGCCGTGGCGAGCATGAACTCGAAGAGGAACAGAAGGCCCTGGAACAGCGGCGCGACCGTCTTCGGGCCCGCCTCGACCTGCTCGGCCGGCTCGCCGCCGATCTGCTGCGGGAGATCGGCGAGGGCGCCGGGGCGGGCGAGACCGAACCGGAGCGCTGGTCCCGCGAACTGGACCGGGTGGACACCGAGCGCGACACCTACGGCGAGGAGCTCCGCACCGTGGAAGCCCGGCTGGCCGCCGTCGCGGCCGGACTCGGGGAGACCCGCCGGGCGCTGGCCCTCACCGAGACGGAGCCCGCCGAGCTGACCGGCCACATCGAGCTGACCGTGGACGCCGCGGCGGCCGGTCCGGCCCGGCTCCGGCTGAGTCATCTGACTCCGTGTGCCCTGTGGCGGCCCGCCTACCGGGCCGTGCTCGACGGCGGGACCCTGACGCTGGAGACCGACGCGATGGTCTGGCAGCGCACCGGCGAGGACTGGTCGGGCGTGCGGCTGACGTTCTCGACGGCCCGTTCGGCGCTGGCCACCGACCCACCGCGGCTCGACGAGGACCGGCTGTCGCTCAGGGACCGCTCTGCGGCCGAGCGCCGCACGGTCGACGTCGAACTGCGCGAGGAGGAGGTCGGGGACCTCGGCCCGGCCCCGGTGGTCGGTCTGCCCGGGGTGGACGACGGCGGCGAGGCAAGGGTGCTGGAGTCACCGACTCCGGTCTCGGTGGCCGGCGACGGCCGTGCCCACCGGGTGCCCGTCTCCGCCTTCACCTCGGCCGCGCGCAGCGAGTACGCCTGCTCGCCCGAGCTGTCACCGCTGGTCACACAGGTCGTACGGGGCGACAACCGGTCCGGCCACGCGCTGCTCGCCGGGCCCGTTGACCTGATCCGCGACAGCGGCTTCACCGGCCGTGGCACGCTGGCCTTCACGGCACCCGGCGCTCCCGTCGAGCTGGCCTTCGGCAGTTCCGACGACCACCGCGTGGTGCGGGAGACCGAGGAGACCCGCGGCACCGCCGGCATCACGCAGCGGACCGTGGTCACCCGCACGGTCCGGCTGCACCTGTCCCGGTTCTCCGCACCCGGGGAGCACGACGAGCGGATGGTCGCCCTCCGCGAACGGATCCCGGTCTCCGAGGTCTCGGCCGTGGAGGTGTCCCTGCGCAAGGAAGCCTGCTCGCCGCCGCCCGACGTGCTCGACGCCGACGGCATCGCCCGCTGGGACATCGCCCTCCCACCGGGAGGCCACCGCACGGTGACGCTGGTCTACGAACTGTCGGCGAGCGCCAAGGTGGCCGGGCTCTGA